One Peribacillus simplex NBRC 15720 = DSM 1321 genomic region harbors:
- a CDS encoding acyl-CoA dehydrogenase family protein, whose product MDFSLTKEQQMIKEMVREFAEKEIKPIAIELDAKSMFAEDVFKKMGKLGLLGIPFPEEYGGSGGDTISYAIAVEEVGKACGGTGLSYAAAVSLGASPIYYFGTEEQKQKYLVPITTGETLAAFGLTEPNAGSDAGGTRTTAVLEGDEYVINGEKTWITNASYSRTVTVTAVSGKDSKGKNIISAFIMPTDTQGLTINSNYEKMGVRASNTCEIILDNVRVPKKNLLGDPDKGFKQFLFTLDGGRISIAALAVGIAQAAFDRALAFSKERIQFGKSISNFQAIQFKLADMAMEIELARNMVYKAAWLKDNKKPFAKEAAYAKLFASETAFRASNQAIQIHGGSGYMREYEVERYLRDAKLLEIGEGTSEIQRIVIARQLGC is encoded by the coding sequence ATGGATTTTTCACTTACAAAAGAGCAGCAGATGATTAAGGAAATGGTTAGGGAATTTGCCGAAAAGGAAATTAAACCCATTGCAATAGAGTTGGATGCAAAGTCCATGTTTGCGGAGGATGTATTCAAAAAAATGGGGAAACTCGGGTTACTTGGAATTCCGTTTCCTGAAGAATATGGCGGTTCAGGCGGAGATACGATTTCGTATGCCATTGCAGTTGAAGAGGTTGGCAAGGCGTGCGGGGGAACCGGCTTAAGTTATGCAGCTGCCGTTTCGCTCGGAGCAAGTCCAATTTACTATTTTGGAACCGAAGAACAGAAGCAAAAATATCTGGTCCCTATCACGACCGGTGAAACTCTGGCAGCTTTCGGGTTAACAGAGCCTAATGCGGGTTCCGATGCTGGCGGTACGAGAACCACTGCCGTGTTGGAAGGTGATGAATATGTGATTAATGGCGAGAAAACATGGATAACAAATGCCAGCTATTCAAGAACCGTTACCGTCACTGCTGTATCGGGCAAAGATTCCAAGGGCAAGAATATCATCTCGGCATTCATCATGCCAACCGATACCCAAGGGCTTACGATCAATAGCAATTATGAAAAAATGGGAGTTCGGGCTTCCAATACTTGTGAAATCATTCTGGATAATGTTCGGGTACCAAAGAAAAATTTATTGGGAGATCCAGACAAAGGCTTCAAACAATTCTTATTCACGCTGGATGGAGGAAGGATTTCAATTGCAGCTTTGGCTGTAGGTATCGCTCAGGCTGCCTTTGATAGAGCTTTAGCTTTTTCAAAAGAGCGCATTCAATTCGGTAAATCCATATCAAATTTCCAGGCAATTCAATTCAAGCTTGCAGACATGGCGATGGAAATTGAATTGGCGAGGAATATGGTATATAAGGCTGCATGGTTAAAGGACAATAAAAAACCTTTTGCAAAAGAAGCGGCATACGCCAAGCTTTTTGCAAGTGAGACCGCGTTCCGGGCCAGCAATCAAGCGATTCAAATACACGGCGGATCTGGTTACATGCGTGAATATGAAGTGGAACGCTATTTAAGAGATGCTAAGTTATTGGAGATTGGTGAAGGCACATCCGAAATTCAAAGAATCGTTATTGCCAGACAATTAGGCTGTTAA
- a CDS encoding cytochrome d ubiquinol oxidase subunit II, with product MSDALLAITLVWGFIFLYAIMASMDFGAGFWAMTYIKKEETNATKIANSYLSPTWEVTNTFVVGLVIAIYSLFPGAVFPIGVALIVPASLILVLLCIRSAFLVFSHSVDKYENALTYISGLTGLIIPGLLISVLPITHLGFVEGVRGNEELNLSKLFTSPNEYAFVGFGIMSTLFLSSLLLSDYSKQADEMKAYKIYRRDAMITGPLMLVMALLVMLTLKNEANWIYEGMMKNSALLFVSLVFFIISGIALYLPYFSKQEVKGMPRLAVIAIIIQYLIGSYVYGIAHLPYIIYPNVTILSGFTDPTSFRAVFATYIVGFAILVPGFYYFWSIFMKDQRRKFKRRQMSN from the coding sequence ATGAGTGATGCTCTTCTTGCAATAACACTGGTCTGGGGTTTTATTTTTCTTTATGCCATCATGGCCTCTATGGATTTTGGCGCTGGCTTCTGGGCAATGACTTACATTAAAAAGGAAGAAACGAATGCTACGAAGATAGCAAATAGCTATTTATCACCAACTTGGGAAGTGACTAATACTTTTGTGGTTGGTCTTGTTATTGCGATTTACAGTTTATTTCCAGGTGCAGTTTTCCCAATTGGGGTAGCCTTGATCGTTCCCGCGAGTCTGATATTGGTCCTATTATGTATTAGGAGTGCTTTCTTGGTGTTCTCGCATAGCGTAGACAAATATGAGAATGCATTAACGTATATCTCAGGATTGACGGGATTGATCATACCCGGGCTATTAATCAGTGTATTGCCAATCACCCACCTTGGATTTGTCGAAGGCGTGAGAGGAAATGAAGAATTGAATCTATCTAAACTTTTCACGAGTCCGAATGAGTATGCATTTGTGGGGTTTGGAATTATGAGCACGCTTTTTTTATCATCTTTGCTCCTGTCTGATTACTCAAAACAGGCTGATGAAATGAAAGCATACAAAATATATCGCAGGGATGCGATGATAACGGGACCGCTTATGTTAGTCATGGCCCTGTTGGTTATGCTCACGTTAAAAAACGAAGCGAATTGGATCTACGAAGGAATGATGAAAAACTCTGCATTGTTATTCGTCTCGCTCGTTTTTTTCATCATTAGCGGGATAGCACTGTACTTACCCTATTTTTCTAAGCAGGAGGTTAAAGGGATGCCTCGCCTCGCTGTAATAGCGATTATCATACAGTATTTAATCGGCAGTTATGTTTATGGTATCGCACATTTACCTTATATCATATATCCAAATGTCACGATTCTTTCAGGATTTACCGACCCGACCTCATTCCGGGCCGTATTTGCCACATATATCGTGGGTTTTGCGATATTAGTGCCAGGGTTCTATTATTTCTGGTCCATCTTCATGAAAGATCAGCGTCGAAAGTTCAAACGGCGACAAATGTCAAATTAG
- a CDS encoding AMP-binding protein, whose product MLDVTIGKLLERTAEQYGDNEAVVYHELGLRHSYREFEKICRKAARGFMLLDIKKGEHIAIWASNKPEWLISQFSTAKMGGVLVTVNTNYRTSELEYLLKQSDSTTIILMEQYKDHSYIDTLYEIVPELKNSEPGKLQSEKLPKLKNIIVLGEARYPGTFSWDDVISGSESISEESLDMRMEELAPDDVINMQYTSGTTGFPKGVMLTHSNLVNNGLNVAECMMLTEVDRLCIPVPFFHCFGCSLGTMASVSVGATMVPIVEFNPRVVLQTVEAEKCTGLHGVPTMFIAELNLDDFDQYDLRSLRTGIMAGSTCPIEVMKSVVNKMGISEITITYGQTESSPGITMTKTDDPIELRVSSVGRALPKVEVKIVDPATGEEVQRGKQGELCSRGYHVMKGYYNNPEATEQAIDREGWLHTGDLAVMDERGYCKITGRLKDMIIRGGENIYPREIEEFLYQHPAIVDVQVLGVPDQKYGEEVVAWIILKAGENLTEKELIEYCKGEISFHKIPRYIQFTDAYPMTASGKIQKYKLRQQTLDLLSERTK is encoded by the coding sequence TTGCTAGATGTTACTATCGGAAAACTGCTTGAAAGGACAGCTGAACAATATGGTGATAATGAAGCGGTGGTGTACCATGAACTGGGCCTGCGCCATTCCTACCGCGAATTTGAAAAGATTTGCCGAAAGGCGGCCAGGGGGTTCATGTTACTAGATATTAAAAAAGGGGAGCATATCGCCATTTGGGCGTCCAATAAACCGGAATGGCTTATATCCCAATTTTCCACCGCGAAAATGGGCGGGGTGCTAGTTACGGTCAATACTAATTACCGCACAAGTGAACTGGAATACCTCCTCAAGCAATCGGATTCGACGACGATCATCCTGATGGAACAATATAAGGATCATTCATATATAGATACGCTGTACGAAATCGTACCTGAATTGAAAAATTCAGAACCAGGAAAATTACAATCTGAGAAACTGCCAAAATTGAAAAATATCATCGTTTTAGGTGAAGCGCGTTATCCCGGAACGTTTTCGTGGGATGATGTCATTAGCGGAAGCGAATCCATTTCGGAGGAGTCACTGGACATGAGGATGGAGGAATTGGCTCCCGATGATGTGATTAATATGCAATATACATCAGGGACGACAGGATTTCCAAAAGGAGTGATGTTGACGCATTCAAACTTGGTCAACAACGGATTGAATGTCGCGGAATGCATGATGCTTACCGAAGTTGACCGGCTTTGCATCCCGGTTCCGTTTTTTCATTGTTTCGGCTGTTCACTTGGGACGATGGCCTCTGTTTCTGTAGGGGCAACAATGGTGCCCATCGTGGAATTTAATCCACGCGTTGTCCTTCAGACCGTTGAAGCCGAAAAATGTACGGGACTTCATGGGGTACCGACGATGTTCATAGCTGAACTTAATCTCGATGACTTTGACCAGTATGATTTACGTTCGTTGCGGACTGGTATCATGGCAGGCTCCACATGTCCGATTGAAGTCATGAAAAGCGTGGTGAATAAGATGGGAATCTCGGAAATTACGATTACTTATGGTCAAACGGAATCTTCTCCAGGAATTACAATGACAAAAACGGACGATCCGATCGAACTTCGTGTTTCTTCAGTGGGAAGGGCTTTGCCGAAAGTGGAAGTGAAAATTGTCGATCCAGCTACCGGAGAAGAAGTCCAGCGGGGCAAACAAGGGGAACTCTGTTCAAGGGGATACCATGTAATGAAGGGATATTATAATAACCCGGAAGCCACTGAGCAGGCGATTGACCGGGAAGGCTGGCTTCATACGGGCGATTTGGCGGTCATGGATGAAAGGGGTTATTGCAAGATTACAGGCCGGCTGAAAGATATGATCATCCGCGGAGGGGAAAATATTTATCCCCGTGAGATTGAAGAATTCCTCTATCAACATCCTGCAATTGTCGATGTCCAGGTACTCGGCGTTCCAGATCAGAAGTACGGGGAAGAAGTCGTGGCATGGATCATTTTGAAAGCAGGTGAAAACCTTACGGAGAAAGAATTGATAGAGTATTGCAAAGGGGAAATATCTTTTCATAAAATTCCCCGTTACATTCAATTTACCGATGCTTATCCAATGACAGCATCCGGAAAAATCCAAAAGTATAAGCTTCGGCAACAAACTCTTGACCTACTATCGGAACGCACTAAATAA
- a CDS encoding acetyl-CoA carboxylase biotin carboxylase subunit gives MIRKILIANRGEIASRIIRTCRKLGILTVAVHSEADSDSPFVGLADEAYLLGGPRVQESYLNVNKILEIAKKTGVEAIHPGYGFLSENADFARSCEEAGLIFIGPKPDIIQQMGNKVEARKKMEQAGLPLVPGFSRPLIDSAEAAAVAEKIGYPVMLKAAAGGGGIGMQAVANEDELTKAFEGNQKRAQLFFGNGDMFIEKLIEKPRHIEIQVLADSFGNAVYLWERECSVQRRHQKVVEEAPSSFLDEETRNRMGMAAVKAVKSIGYSNAGTLEFLVDADKNFYFLEMNTRLQVEHPVTEEITGLDLVEQQINIASGNKLEFTQSEIKQDGHSIEVRIYAEDPKTFYPAPGRITSMELPEGEGIRHELAVHGTSVVSHFYDPMIAKLVVSGDSRDKAIERLREALASYKIEGIKTNLPLLMEIISHEAFSQGDTTTDFIAKYIKKLTV, from the coding sequence ATGATTCGAAAAATTCTTATCGCAAACAGGGGAGAAATAGCATCACGCATTATTCGTACATGCAGGAAGTTGGGAATACTTACTGTCGCCGTCCATTCGGAAGCAGATTCGGATTCGCCATTTGTGGGGTTGGCGGATGAGGCATATTTATTGGGTGGCCCGAGAGTACAGGAAAGCTATTTAAACGTCAATAAGATTTTGGAAATAGCTAAGAAAACCGGAGTGGAGGCCATTCATCCTGGATACGGATTTCTTAGTGAAAATGCAGATTTCGCACGTTCATGCGAAGAAGCCGGCTTGATATTCATTGGTCCGAAACCAGATATCATCCAGCAGATGGGCAATAAAGTCGAGGCACGGAAAAAAATGGAGCAAGCGGGACTTCCATTGGTGCCTGGATTTTCACGTCCGTTAATTGATAGTGCAGAAGCGGCAGCGGTTGCCGAGAAGATTGGCTATCCAGTCATGTTAAAAGCAGCAGCAGGCGGCGGGGGAATAGGCATGCAGGCCGTTGCTAATGAAGATGAACTTACCAAGGCCTTCGAAGGGAATCAAAAACGTGCCCAATTGTTCTTTGGCAATGGAGATATGTTCATAGAAAAATTGATTGAAAAGCCTCGTCATATCGAAATTCAGGTATTGGCGGATTCTTTTGGGAATGCTGTTTACTTATGGGAAAGGGAATGCTCCGTTCAAAGGCGCCACCAGAAGGTCGTGGAAGAGGCTCCCTCTTCTTTCCTTGACGAAGAAACAAGAAACAGGATGGGAATGGCTGCAGTGAAAGCGGTAAAATCCATCGGTTATAGCAATGCGGGCACACTCGAATTTTTAGTTGATGCGGATAAAAACTTTTATTTCCTGGAAATGAATACACGCCTTCAGGTAGAGCACCCTGTCACCGAAGAAATTACGGGACTGGATTTAGTCGAACAGCAAATTAATATTGCATCGGGCAACAAATTGGAATTCACTCAAAGTGAGATTAAACAGGATGGACACTCCATTGAAGTGCGCATATATGCTGAAGATCCGAAAACCTTTTATCCAGCACCGGGGAGAATCACCAGCATGGAACTTCCGGAAGGTGAGGGGATCCGTCATGAATTGGCGGTTCATGGAACTTCCGTCGTATCCCACTTTTATGATCCGATGATCGCAAAATTGGTAGTGAGCGGCGATTCGAGGGATAAAGCGATCGAGAGATTAAGAGAAGCGCTGGCAAGCTATAAAATAGAAGGAATTAAAACAAACCTTCCTTTGCTGATGGAAATAATTTCTCATGAAGCTTTTTCCCAAGGAGATACGACTACGGATTTCATTGCGAAATATATTAAAAAATTGACTGTATAA
- a CDS encoding enoyl-CoA hydratase, with product MTSLVEISTEEKGIALVTLNRPDAANALSTELLHCLAEGLDELKRDSNLRTVIITGAGEKAFCAGADLKERAGMNDDKVKETVKLIGDTITAVENLPVPVIAAINGSAFGGGLELALACDIRIASETAKVGLTETSLGIIPGAGGTQRLPRIVGMPTAKELIYTARRLDAKTAHALKIISHVYSPQHLLEEAKKLAGEIAVNAPLALRAAKAAINHGAETNLKTGLKIEKDCYQTTLKTLDRLEGLSAFKEKRKPVFKGQ from the coding sequence ATGACATCATTAGTTGAAATAAGTACTGAGGAAAAGGGAATTGCCCTCGTGACTTTGAATCGGCCGGATGCTGCTAATGCTTTATCCACAGAATTGCTTCATTGTTTAGCCGAAGGGCTGGATGAATTGAAAAGAGATTCCAATTTACGAACAGTCATTATTACGGGAGCAGGTGAAAAGGCGTTTTGTGCAGGTGCGGATCTTAAGGAACGAGCAGGTATGAATGATGATAAAGTCAAGGAGACAGTCAAGTTGATTGGAGACACGATTACGGCTGTAGAAAACCTTCCAGTTCCAGTCATCGCCGCGATTAACGGTTCGGCTTTTGGCGGAGGGCTGGAGTTGGCACTCGCTTGTGACATACGAATCGCATCGGAAACGGCGAAGGTGGGACTGACAGAAACTTCATTAGGCATCATCCCAGGCGCCGGCGGTACTCAGCGCCTGCCGCGAATAGTCGGGATGCCCACAGCGAAAGAACTGATTTATACGGCAAGGAGATTGGATGCAAAAACAGCACATGCTTTGAAAATCATCAGTCATGTATATTCACCTCAACATTTACTTGAGGAAGCGAAAAAATTGGCTGGGGAAATTGCGGTCAATGCCCCATTGGCACTCAGGGCTGCAAAAGCGGCGATCAATCATGGGGCTGAGACTAACTTGAAAACAGGGTTGAAAATTGAAAAAGACTGCTATCAGACAACTTTAAAAACCCTTGACCGACTAGAGGGTCTGTCAGCATTCAAGGAAAAACGCAAACCGGTATTTAAGGGCCAATGA
- a CDS encoding acyl-CoA thioesterase encodes MEAKYCKESRVIRTSRIFPNDVNNHNTLFGGRLMSDVDQVASISAARHSRSECVTASTDSVDFLHPIRTTDSVCFISYVAWTGTSSMEVFVKIIAEDLKSSVRRIAATALLTFVALDEHKRPTRVPNVIPETEEEKKLHETALDRARMRKQRKQKSKDVAMFLNVDYP; translated from the coding sequence ATGGAAGCAAAATATTGCAAAGAATCAAGGGTGATAAGAACGAGTCGTATATTTCCAAATGATGTGAACAATCATAATACATTATTTGGCGGCCGATTAATGAGTGACGTCGATCAAGTGGCATCGATTTCTGCAGCACGTCATAGTCGAAGTGAATGTGTAACTGCTTCTACAGATTCAGTTGACTTTTTACATCCCATTCGTACAACGGATTCAGTTTGTTTTATATCTTATGTGGCATGGACAGGCACATCTTCAATGGAGGTATTTGTAAAAATTATTGCTGAAGATTTAAAAAGCAGTGTACGTAGAATTGCAGCGACTGCGCTCTTAACATTTGTTGCACTTGATGAACATAAACGTCCAACACGTGTTCCAAATGTTATTCCGGAGACAGAAGAAGAAAAAAAATTACATGAAACGGCATTAGATAGAGCAAGGATGCGGAAACAGAGAAAACAAAAAAGTAAAGATGTGGCTATGTTTTTAAATGTAGATTATCCTTAA
- a CDS encoding hydroxymethylglutaryl-CoA lyase, with translation MNWPEKVTIKEVGPRDGLQNEKVMIPAQSKMDWIDQLSDTGLSYIEVTSFVHPKWIPQLSDAALVAKGIKRNPGITYAALVPNQRGLESALEANIDEISVFMSSSETHNLKNINKSISDTFPIMKDVIETAAKSGKTVRGYISTVFGCPYEGEVSSEQVFRVCDQLFEYGIDEVSLGDTIGVASPRQVALFLEQAVKRYDISRVALHFHDTRGMALANVLESLNYGVDTFDSSLGGLGGCPYAPGASGNVATDDLIHMLHKMGIHTGINPEKLMKAAALMQSFLEKPLPSHQMAVYNAQ, from the coding sequence ATGAATTGGCCTGAAAAAGTGACAATTAAGGAAGTGGGTCCGCGCGACGGGCTGCAAAATGAAAAGGTCATGATACCTGCACAAAGCAAAATGGATTGGATCGATCAGCTCTCTGATACAGGATTATCATATATAGAGGTGACTTCTTTCGTACATCCAAAGTGGATTCCCCAATTGAGTGATGCCGCCCTTGTGGCTAAGGGAATAAAGCGTAATCCTGGGATCACTTATGCGGCCCTTGTACCCAATCAAAGGGGACTGGAATCAGCCCTTGAAGCCAATATCGATGAAATTTCCGTGTTCATGTCATCCAGTGAAACGCATAATCTTAAAAATATCAATAAATCAATTTCCGATACCTTTCCAATAATGAAGGATGTCATCGAGACAGCAGCAAAAAGCGGGAAAACGGTTAGAGGCTATATTTCTACCGTTTTCGGCTGCCCTTATGAAGGGGAGGTTTCGTCCGAACAGGTTTTCCGTGTTTGTGATCAACTTTTTGAATATGGAATCGATGAGGTCTCATTGGGTGATACCATTGGGGTCGCATCTCCAAGACAGGTTGCCTTGTTCCTTGAACAGGCTGTAAAAAGATATGATATAAGCCGCGTTGCCCTCCATTTTCATGATACAAGGGGAATGGCGCTCGCAAATGTTCTTGAATCACTGAATTATGGTGTGGACACTTTCGACTCTTCGCTCGGAGGTTTAGGAGGATGCCCATATGCACCAGGTGCGAGCGGAAATGTGGCTACGGATGACCTGATTCATATGCTACATAAAATGGGAATTCACACGGGAATCAATCCAGAAAAACTAATGAAGGCTGCGGCCTTGATGCAAAGCTTTTTGGAAAAACCATTGCCTAGCCATCAGATGGCTGTTTATAACGCACAATAA
- a CDS encoding aldehyde dehydrogenase family protein produces the protein MLLMEGISEKYRQLLSGIERPDSITFNPQKCMDVAKLFRPSTNKPQWNKIQELINKGIEEDVKVIAGGSGKPEGLDGGYYVKSTLFVVM, from the coding sequence ATGCTGCTAATGGAGGGTATTTCAGAGAAGTATCGTCAACTACTTTCTGGTATTGAAAGGCCGGATTCTATAACTTTTAACCCTCAAAAATGCATGGATGTTGCAAAATTATTTAGGCCCAGTACCAACAAACCACAGTGGAACAAGATTCAAGAACTCATCAACAAAGGTATTGAGGAAGATGTGAAAGTTATCGCTGGTGGTTCTGGCAAGCCAGAAGGTTTGGACGGGGGCTACTATGTGAAATCTACTCTCTTTGTTGTGATGTGA
- a CDS encoding TetR/AcrR family transcriptional regulator — protein MLLNVSGYKGGCSLTELKEKIIETSLTLFDQHGFHGVSVNEIVKACGTSKGGFYHHFSSKDELLFVIHDYFISYVLIKAQEAISESTHPTEKMQKIIQSFVKVFDLYKPHISVFYQESIYLKPPYVEAIKKKRQMYKEIIFSVIKEGVDKGVFRSELPVEITGMSILGMVNWSYKWYKRDGGKTIDEIGDIYVDLILNALLTDRQKEAEITQPFLLKNQFLVD, from the coding sequence ATGTTGTTAAATGTAAGCGGATACAAAGGGGGGTGCAGTCTTACGGAGTTAAAAGAAAAAATAATTGAAACATCGTTGACGCTCTTCGATCAGCATGGTTTTCATGGTGTCTCCGTTAACGAAATCGTTAAGGCATGCGGAACTAGTAAGGGTGGTTTTTATCACCATTTCTCTTCCAAAGATGAACTCTTATTTGTCATCCATGATTACTTTATTTCATATGTATTAATAAAAGCACAGGAAGCCATTTCAGAAAGTACCCATCCAACAGAAAAAATGCAAAAGATCATTCAATCATTCGTTAAAGTTTTTGACCTCTATAAACCACACATCTCAGTTTTCTATCAAGAAAGCATTTACTTAAAACCACCTTATGTTGAAGCAATCAAAAAAAAGCGTCAAATGTATAAAGAAATCATTTTTTCCGTCATCAAAGAAGGCGTTGACAAGGGAGTATTCCGCAGCGAATTGCCGGTGGAAATTACCGGAATGTCAATTCTGGGGATGGTGAACTGGTCCTATAAATGGTACAAAAGGGACGGTGGAAAAACAATCGATGAAATCGGCGATATTTACGTGGATTTAATTCTGAATGCCCTATTGACAGATAGACAAAAAGAAGCGGAAATCACCCAGCCATTTTTACTGAAGAACCAATTTCTTGTGGATTAA
- a CDS encoding cytochrome ubiquinol oxidase subunit I, which yields MDHIQMARAMFGTNMAVHIIFATIGVGLPMMMLAAELMYQRTKDLQYVVMAKRWTKTLGVLLGVGIPTGTIAGVQLSLLWPGFMEVIGRVMALPFQIEIYAFMVEALFMSIYVYAAEKIKPWARIVSLFFVAFGAMASAVLISNVHAFEGTPAGFRFENGEIVDVDPWAAFFNPSFLVTAGHTALTAYTTGAFVVAAVAAYKMLKNKYGTAEFNFHQKALRLSIVLGLVFSFLTALNGHATTQHLYKEQPEKLAAAEGLFETKDHAGLTLFGYTDREAQEVKYGIEFPWLLSFLSGNSFDTVVTGLNDFPEEYWPPLYVHILFNAMVVIGSGLIALALFALVWNKWLKKETYPKWILWLFVAAGPLSVISIECGWIFACTGRQPWTIYRMLTTEDSVTSYENLGFLFTMFIIVYIILCVSVVFTLLYYFKRHSVMDDIYKAEQKDVRLFDSNS from the coding sequence ATGGATCATATACAAATGGCCCGCGCGATGTTTGGGACGAATATGGCTGTACATATCATATTTGCAACGATTGGGGTCGGGTTGCCGATGATGATGTTGGCCGCGGAATTGATGTATCAAAGGACAAAGGATTTACAGTATGTTGTCATGGCTAAACGCTGGACCAAAACATTAGGGGTTTTACTTGGGGTCGGGATTCCGACTGGTACGATTGCCGGTGTGCAGCTGTCACTATTATGGCCTGGTTTCATGGAAGTGATTGGACGTGTCATGGCGCTTCCATTCCAGATAGAGATTTATGCATTCATGGTTGAAGCGCTGTTCATGTCAATCTATGTGTATGCTGCTGAAAAAATCAAGCCATGGGCCCGAATCGTGAGTTTATTCTTTGTTGCATTCGGAGCAATGGCTTCTGCTGTTTTGATTTCGAATGTCCATGCTTTTGAGGGGACACCGGCTGGGTTCCGGTTTGAAAATGGGGAAATCGTCGATGTCGATCCTTGGGCGGCATTTTTCAACCCAAGTTTCTTGGTGACGGCAGGACATACGGCCCTGACTGCTTATACTACAGGCGCTTTTGTCGTAGCGGCCGTTGCTGCCTATAAGATGCTGAAAAATAAATATGGCACAGCTGAATTTAATTTTCACCAAAAAGCACTGAGGCTCAGTATTGTATTGGGATTGGTTTTTTCTTTTTTGACGGCATTGAACGGTCATGCGACTACACAGCATTTATATAAGGAACAGCCGGAAAAATTGGCGGCGGCAGAAGGGTTGTTTGAAACAAAGGACCATGCCGGACTCACCTTGTTCGGTTATACCGATAGGGAAGCCCAGGAAGTGAAATATGGAATTGAATTCCCATGGTTATTAAGCTTTCTATCTGGAAATAGCTTCGATACGGTCGTGACCGGTTTAAACGATTTTCCGGAAGAGTATTGGCCGCCGCTTTATGTCCATATCCTATTCAACGCCATGGTCGTCATTGGTTCAGGGTTAATCGCGTTAGCACTGTTTGCATTGGTATGGAATAAATGGCTGAAAAAGGAGACTTATCCAAAATGGATTCTCTGGCTGTTTGTTGCTGCTGGACCGCTTTCGGTGATTTCGATTGAATGCGGCTGGATTTTTGCCTGTACAGGCAGACAGCCATGGACGATATACAGGATGCTGACTACGGAGGATTCAGTAACTTCTTACGAAAACCTTGGATTTTTATTCACGATGTTCATTATTGTTTATATCATTTTATGCGTTTCAGTCGTGTTTACACTTCTGTATTATTTCAAACGTCATTCCGTGATGGATGATATTTATAAGGCCGAACAGAAAGATGTAAGGCTTTTCGATTCGAATTCATAA
- a CDS encoding acetyl-CoA carboxylase biotin carboxyl carrier protein subunit, producing the protein MAELKASMAGSVWKIVANEGQSVIDGQDIIILESMKMEIPIAAEEAGTIKELKVNEGDFVNEGDVLAVIE; encoded by the coding sequence ATGGCAGAATTAAAGGCAAGCATGGCAGGAAGCGTTTGGAAAATCGTAGCGAACGAGGGGCAAAGTGTAATCGACGGACAGGATATCATTATCTTGGAATCGATGAAAATGGAAATCCCCATTGCAGCAGAGGAGGCTGGCACAATTAAAGAACTTAAAGTGAATGAGGGGGATTTCGTAAATGAGGGTGACGTTTTGGCCGTCATTGAATAA